From the Roseibium salinum genome, one window contains:
- a CDS encoding phage tail protein, with protein sequence MTETLLPANATPIETALDEAIDPAAAINPALDYISGWKHSLQPSDLRPYLVHEFGMDVLLPFVSTYSGILALRRPWGEVRGTHEAVYQGLAVVGYSGTLLDPPARRLAWAEFQIDLDRVRDERADLDRIAGIVDLSIPERSKFRRGVHGYDVPAAEGSRTRWSGSKWANESGVRVNGKGPKWSFGRSYSHEYSLTQADLTALGIWIPEIDSQLWVDMDFLWTTADFQWSDDAERARRVSLATSLQEMPVWLRFADSGDQTIGYRKAVCHGVEQGLNGYAFGTDFLTPSLVNPLGVLVFARTDFGDGFGAEAASVSVVFGATVTDASRPGRLWLDPAGLVGGTEIAQLPVSILFGETVREHVQFLMRF encoded by the coding sequence ATGACCGAAACATTGCTGCCGGCGAATGCAACGCCGATCGAAACCGCCCTCGATGAGGCGATCGATCCGGCAGCCGCAATCAATCCTGCGCTGGACTATATCTCCGGCTGGAAGCACAGCCTGCAGCCTTCCGACCTGAGGCCTTACCTGGTCCATGAATTCGGGATGGATGTGCTGTTGCCGTTCGTTTCGACCTATAGCGGTATTCTTGCACTGCGCCGGCCCTGGGGCGAAGTGAGGGGGACGCATGAGGCCGTCTATCAGGGGCTCGCAGTTGTCGGCTATTCCGGCACGCTGCTCGATCCGCCCGCCCGCCGACTGGCCTGGGCGGAGTTCCAGATCGATCTCGACCGCGTGCGGGACGAGCGCGCGGACCTCGACCGGATCGCCGGCATTGTCGATCTCAGCATTCCCGAGCGATCCAAGTTCCGGCGCGGCGTGCATGGCTATGATGTTCCGGCCGCCGAAGGCAGCCGGACGCGCTGGAGCGGTTCCAAATGGGCCAACGAGAGCGGCGTGCGCGTCAACGGCAAGGGACCGAAATGGTCCTTCGGCCGCTCCTATTCCCATGAGTACTCGCTGACGCAGGCGGACCTGACCGCGCTCGGCATCTGGATCCCGGAAATCGACAGCCAGCTTTGGGTCGACATGGACTTCCTCTGGACGACGGCGGACTTCCAGTGGTCGGACGATGCCGAGCGCGCCAGGCGCGTGTCTCTGGCGACCAGCCTTCAGGAAATGCCGGTATGGCTGCGGTTCGCCGACAGCGGCGATCAGACGATCGGCTATCGCAAGGCGGTCTGTCACGGCGTTGAGCAGGGCCTTAACGGCTATGCCTTCGGCACCGATTTCCTGACGCCAAGTCTTGTAAACCCGCTCGGTGTGCTCGTCTTCGCACGCACGGATTTCGGCGACGGTTTCGGCGCCGAGGCCGCATCCGTTTCCGTAGTCTTCGGCGCCACCGTCACCGACGCATCCCGGCCGGGCCGGCTCTGGCTTGATCCGGCCGGCCTTGTCGGTGGCACCGAAATCGCCCAGCTGCCGGTCTCGATCCTCTTTGGCGAGACGGTGCGCGAGCACGTCCAGTTCTTGATGAGGTTTTAA
- a CDS encoding baseplate J/gp47 family protein, whose translation MIDLASLPDPEVIEELSFEAVFQSMLADAVAKFAAAGIDYDVGDLETDPVAIVLQAAAYRETLLRARANHVARNQILAFSTGSDLEHLAAHYDVARLAGETDERLRERIQLASIGRSPGGTHERLKAVAMASNVTVRDIATWTEGRDPTVNVAVLSTDLGGAASAQLLATVRAAIEAPNVRVVSDRYNVVSAVQTVVDLDLSVTLAPDAPETLLDALPDTIRQARDQEDLLGLDLFRSWIAKTAMVPGVSDVVVNAPPDNVAAVPYEAIKIGDVTIQFAGRAR comes from the coding sequence TTGATCGATCTTGCAAGCCTTCCCGATCCGGAAGTCATCGAGGAGCTGTCTTTTGAGGCCGTCTTCCAGAGCATGCTGGCCGATGCTGTCGCGAAATTTGCCGCGGCCGGGATCGATTACGATGTGGGAGATCTCGAAACCGATCCGGTCGCGATCGTTCTGCAGGCCGCTGCTTATCGCGAAACGCTTCTGAGGGCGCGCGCCAACCATGTGGCGCGCAATCAGATCCTTGCCTTTTCGACCGGCAGCGATCTGGAGCATCTTGCTGCTCATTACGATGTTGCGCGCCTTGCTGGCGAAACGGACGAGCGTCTGCGCGAGCGCATTCAGCTCGCCAGTATCGGCCGCTCGCCAGGCGGCACGCACGAGCGGCTGAAAGCCGTTGCCATGGCGTCCAATGTCACGGTGCGGGACATCGCGACCTGGACAGAGGGCAGGGACCCGACCGTCAACGTCGCCGTTCTGTCGACCGATCTTGGCGGCGCCGCTTCGGCTCAGCTTTTGGCGACCGTACGCGCCGCAATCGAAGCGCCGAACGTGCGCGTTGTTTCCGACCGATACAACGTGGTCTCGGCGGTGCAGACAGTTGTCGATCTCGACCTGTCGGTAACCCTTGCTCCGGACGCACCCGAAACGCTTCTGGACGCTCTGCCGGATACCATCAGGCAGGCGCGGGATCAGGAGGACCTGTTAGGGCTCGATCTCTTCCGCTCGTGGATCGCAAAGACAGCGATGGTTCCGGGCGTTTCCGACGTGGTGGTGAACGCGCCGCCCGATAACGTCGCAGCAGTGCCTTATGAGGCAATCAAGATCGGTGATGTCACGATCCAGTTTGCCGGGCGGGCGCGATGA
- a CDS encoding baseplate assembly protein — MFDIITGQVLDLQMLKTRFGQMVRVGPVAEIDAAKGYRIKLADTEDGPLLSPWLPHPESGGQSSSWMPLSIGQVVGILSPNGDIRQGVLLRGGFTDGNQPPSADLAANVLKAFGITITMKDGEVKIEGDVTIKGDVKIEGDQEVSGDVDFTEGHVQHNGIDIGDTHVHGGVVPGGADTQGPH; from the coding sequence ATGTTCGACATTATTACCGGTCAGGTTCTCGACCTGCAGATGCTCAAGACGCGTTTCGGCCAGATGGTCCGCGTCGGGCCGGTCGCGGAGATCGACGCGGCCAAAGGCTATCGGATCAAGCTGGCCGACACGGAAGATGGCCCATTGCTGTCGCCATGGCTGCCGCATCCGGAAAGCGGCGGCCAATCGTCTTCCTGGATGCCGCTATCCATTGGGCAGGTGGTCGGCATTCTCAGCCCGAACGGAGACATTCGCCAGGGTGTCTTGCTGCGCGGCGGGTTCACCGATGGCAACCAGCCGCCGAGCGCGGATCTTGCTGCCAACGTCCTGAAAGCCTTCGGCATCACGATCACGATGAAGGACGGTGAGGTCAAGATCGAAGGCGACGTCACGATCAAGGGCGATGTGAAGATCGAAGGCGACCAGGAAGTCAGCGGCGATGTGGATTTCACCGAAGGCCATGTGCAGCACAACGGCATCGATATCGGCGACACGCACGTTCATGGCGGCGTCGTACCAGGCGGCGCCGATACGCAAGGCCCGCACTAG
- a CDS encoding GPW/gp25 family protein: protein MSGLDRTTFRLTDNLAHTLQSVEVILSTNIGSRVMRRPFGGGVAELLGRAMQPRLFALIQQLVGTAIDLWEPRLSVRRVSFAGSADEVRLGSATIVIEVDYRPRGHLSDFAVERNLSFSVNFAGGAASASVL from the coding sequence ATGTCGGGGCTCGACCGCACCACCTTCCGGCTGACCGACAATCTGGCGCACACGCTGCAAAGCGTCGAAGTGATCCTGTCGACGAATATCGGATCGCGGGTCATGCGCCGGCCGTTCGGTGGCGGCGTTGCCGAGCTGCTCGGCCGCGCCATGCAACCGCGCCTCTTTGCGCTCATTCAGCAGTTGGTCGGCACCGCCATCGATCTGTGGGAGCCCCGTCTTTCTGTCCGGCGCGTCTCGTTCGCCGGCAGCGCCGACGAGGTGCGGCTCGGCTCCGCGACCATCGTCATTGAGGTCGACTATCGACCGCGCGGGCATCTCAGCGACTTCGCCGTCGAGCGCAATCTGTCCTTCTCCGTGAACTTTGCGGGCGGCGCCGCTTCAGCATCCGTTCTTTGA